The sequence CGCTGCAGCCGGTCCAGCGCCGGCCCGACGACCGGGGCGAGGAGGGCGAACGGGGCCATCGTCACCAGCAGGTAGAGCGCGACGTTGCCGCGCTGGGCGTCGGTCGTGGCGGCGAAGAAGAGCGTTCCGGCGAGCGAGACGGCGATCATCGCGTCCCCGGCCATGTGCAGGGCGTTGACCCACAGCAGGTGCGTCAGGCCGCTCTCGCCGGCGCCGTCGGCGCGGCTGGCCGTCCGCACCTTCCGCGCCGCGGCGACGGTGAGCTCACGGCTGCGTGCGGCGGCGACGCGGGTGACCGTGAGCTTGGCCGGTCCGGCCGCCGCCGGGCCCGGTGGCGGGGTCGCCGACGGAAGCGGCCGGGTCTGCGCCCGCGCGACGTCGAGGGGTGCCGTGCCGACCCGGTCCGGGTCGGCGGGCACCGACCGGCGGGACAGCCGCGACCGCCGGGGAGCGCCGGGCGGACGACGGGAGGCGGACACGATCGCCATGGTGCCGCACCGACCCGGGAGTCCGGTCGGAGCCGGACGCGGGGTCGTCCGCCACAATGGGTGGGTGTCCGAGTCCTCCGCAGCAGCCCGGCCCGCCTCCGCCGCGGTCGACCCGCTGACCGCCGCGATCGAGCCGGCCCGCGCGGCCGCCGTCGAGACGGCCGGCGACGCCGACGCAGTCGGCGAGCACCTGGGCGCCACGCCCGAGACCATCCCCTCCGGCGAGGCCGGGTCCTCCCTGGGTGAGGTGCTCACCCACACCTTCGCCAGCCGGCTGCCGGGGTACGTCGGCTGGCACTGGGCGGTCACCATCGCGCGCGTTCCGGGCGAGGACCGGATCACCGTGGACGAGGTGGTGCTGCTCCCCGGTGACCAGGCGCTGCTGGCGCCCGCCTGGGTGCCGTGGCACGAGCGGCTGCGCCCGGGCGACCTGTCGGTGGGCGACGTCCTGCCGGCCACCGAGGACGACCCGCGGCTGGCGCCGGCGTACACGGTCGACGACGACTCCGCCGACGACCCGGAGGGCCGGGTCGTCGCCGGGGAGATCGGCCTGGGCCGGGAGCGGGTGATGTCCCGGGAGGGCCGGTCCGAGGCGGTGTCCCGCTGGAGCGCAGGGGAGTTCGGCCCGACGTCGCCGATGGCGCGGCAGGCACCCGGCCCGTGCGCCACCTGCGGCTTCTACCTCCCGCTGGCCGGGTCGTTGCGGCAGACGGTCGGCGCCTGCGGCAACGCCTACTCACCCGGCGAGGGGCGGGTGGTCACCGCCGACTACGGCTGCGGCGCGCACAGCCAGGCCACGCTGGTGGTCGTCCAGGACACCGAGGTGGTCACCTCCGCCCGCTACGACACCTCGGAGTACGACGTCCTGAGCGACTGACCGCGGCTCAGCCGCGGTCGCGGTCGCGGTCGCGGTGCTGCAGCTGGCCCTGCAGCTTCATGACGCCCAGGCCGAGCACCGCCAGCCCGATGGCGGCGACGCAGGTCCAGGTCCACATCCGGTCCACGCGGTCGCCCAGGAGCAGCAGCACGACGAGGGCCACCGCCCACACCCCGGTCCCGGCCAACACGACGCGGGCGGTGTCGACCTGGAGCGGCGGCGGGGCCTGCTTGAGTGGACCGGGCACGAGGGCACCCTAGATCGCCGCTGGGGCACGGGTGGACGTGCCCGGCCCGGCCGTGTGGCACGCTGTCGCCGCTCGTTGGCCACCCGCACCGCCCGGAGAGTCCGCATGCCCCAGCAGTCCCGTCCTTCCGGTGGCGCCAGCGCCTCGGGCTCCCCGGCCGACGGCGGCACCCCGGCCGACGTCTCGGCCGGCACCCCGACGCCGCGACGCAGCGAGGGCCCGCGGTCCAGGCCGAAGAACGGCCTGGACCGGTACTTCGAGATCAGCGCCCGCCGCTCGACGGTCACCCGCGAGGTGCGCGGCGGTCTCACCACCTTCTTCACGATGGCCTACATCGTGGTGCTCAACCCGATCATCCTGACCAGCATCGCCGGGCCCGACGGCACGCCGGGCGCCGACGTCGAGGGCACCGTGCTGCCCTTCGGCTCCATCGCCGCGGTCACCGCGCTGCTCGCCGGCGCGCTGACGCTGCTCATGGGGATCGTCGGCCGCTACCCGTTCGCGCTGGCCACCGGCCTCGGCATCAACGCGCTGGTCGCCGTCTTCGCCGCCACGCAGCTCTCCTGGCCCGAGGTCATGGGCCTGGTCGTGCTCGAGGGTCTACTGATCACCGTGCTCGTGCTCACCGGCTTCCGCAAGGCCGTCTTCGAGGCCATCCCGGCCCAGCTGAAGACGGCGATCGCGGTCGGCATCGGCTTCTTCCTCGCCATCATCGGGCTGGCGGACGCCGGCATCATCCGCCCCGGGAACCCGCTGATCAGCTTCGGCATCGGCGGGCAGCTGGCCGGCTGGCCGATGCTCGTCTTCGTCGTCGGCCTGCTGCTGAGCAGCCTGCTGGTCGTCCGCAAGGTCAAGGGCGCGCTGCTCATCGGCATCGTGGCGACGACGGTGCTCGCGATCGTCGTCGAGGCGATCGCCGAGGTCGGCCCCCGCTTCGGGGCCGACGGCGCGGAGAACGAGCGCGGCTGGGCCCTGCAGGTGCCGGCGCTGCCCGAGGACGTCGTCGGCAGCCCCGACTTCTCGCTGCTGGGCAACTTCTCGCTGTTCGGCGGGTTCGAGCGGATCGGCGTCCTCGCCGCCCTGCTCATCGTCTTCTCGATCATGATCGCCGACTTCTTCGACACGGTCGGCACGGTCACCGCCGTCGGGGCCGAGGGCGGCATGCTCGACGAGAACCGCAACCTGCCGCGGTCGCAGCCGGTCCTGCTGGTCGACTCGCTGGCCGCCGCCGCGGGTGGCGCCGGCAGCGTCTCGTCGAACACCACCTACATCGAGAGCACCGCCGGTGTGGCCGACGGCGCCCGGACCGGGCTGGCCAGCATCGTCACCGGCCTGCTCTTCCTGGTCGCGGTGTTCTTCACCCCGCTGGTGGCCGTGGTCCCGTCGGAGGCCGCCGCCCCGGCGCTGGTCATCGTCGGCGCGCTGATGATCAGCCAGATCAAGCACCTCACCTGGGACGACATGTCCCTGGTCATCCCCGCGTTCCTCACCATCGCGCTGATGCCGTTCACCTACTCGATCACCAACGGCATCGGGGCCGGCGTCGTCAGCTTCGTCCTGCTCCGCGTGGCGGTGGGACGGCGCCGGGAGATCCATCCGCTGATGTGGGTGGTGGCCGCGATGTTCCTCGTCTACTTCGCCCTCGAG is a genomic window of Blastococcus sp. HT6-30 containing:
- a CDS encoding NCS2 family permease, which gives rise to MPQQSRPSGGASASGSPADGGTPADVSAGTPTPRRSEGPRSRPKNGLDRYFEISARRSTVTREVRGGLTTFFTMAYIVVLNPIILTSIAGPDGTPGADVEGTVLPFGSIAAVTALLAGALTLLMGIVGRYPFALATGLGINALVAVFAATQLSWPEVMGLVVLEGLLITVLVLTGFRKAVFEAIPAQLKTAIAVGIGFFLAIIGLADAGIIRPGNPLISFGIGGQLAGWPMLVFVVGLLLSSLLVVRKVKGALLIGIVATTVLAIVVEAIAEVGPRFGADGAENERGWALQVPALPEDVVGSPDFSLLGNFSLFGGFERIGVLAALLIVFSIMIADFFDTVGTVTAVGAEGGMLDENRNLPRSQPVLLVDSLAAAAGGAGSVSSNTTYIESTAGVADGARTGLASIVTGLLFLVAVFFTPLVAVVPSEAAAPALVIVGALMISQIKHLTWDDMSLVIPAFLTIALMPFTYSITNGIGAGVVSFVLLRVAVGRRREIHPLMWVVAAMFLVYFALEPLQQLF
- a CDS encoding DUF2530 domain-containing protein; this encodes MPGPLKQAPPPLQVDTARVVLAGTGVWAVALVVLLLLGDRVDRMWTWTCVAAIGLAVLGLGVMKLQGQLQHRDRDRDRG
- a CDS encoding DUF3027 domain-containing protein; translation: MSESSAAARPASAAVDPLTAAIEPARAAAVETAGDADAVGEHLGATPETIPSGEAGSSLGEVLTHTFASRLPGYVGWHWAVTIARVPGEDRITVDEVVLLPGDQALLAPAWVPWHERLRPGDLSVGDVLPATEDDPRLAPAYTVDDDSADDPEGRVVAGEIGLGRERVMSREGRSEAVSRWSAGEFGPTSPMARQAPGPCATCGFYLPLAGSLRQTVGACGNAYSPGEGRVVTADYGCGAHSQATLVVVQDTEVVTSARYDTSEYDVLSD